From a single Apium graveolens cultivar Ventura chromosome 2, ASM990537v1, whole genome shotgun sequence genomic region:
- the LOC141693031 gene encoding uncharacterized protein LOC141693031 translates to MGEDVTQSAEENFKNNYFLYIIDQAISSFGTRFQQLQSLEENFGILWNFEKLKSIDPEKLRTFCDNLANITNYGENSDLNGDDLYEDLCMLCRNFPEERSFSKLKLIKSYLRSTVSQERLSGLAMLSIEKDMVEKLDYVNLIDIFTSKNARRVIFK, encoded by the exons ATGGGTGAAGATGTGACGCAATCAGCTGAggagaattttaagaataattatTTTCTCTACATTATTGATCAAGCTATTTCATCATTTGGTACCAG gTTTCAACAATTACAAAGTCTTGaagaaaattttggaattttatgGAATTTTGAGAAGTTAAAGTCCATTGATCCTGAAAAGTTGAGGACCTTTTGTGATAATCTTGCAAACATTACAAATTATGGTGAGAATTCAGATCTTAATGGTGATGATTTGTATGAAGACTTGTGTATGTTGTGTCGAAATTTTCCAGAAG AACGAAGTTTTTCAAAGTTGAAGTTGATAAAATCCTACCTCCGTTCAACTGTGTCTCAAGAAAGGTTAAGTGGCTTAGCTATGTTATCAATAGAAAAGGATATGGTTGAAAAACTTGATTATGTAAATTTGATTGATATTTTTACATCAAAAAATGCAAGACGTGTTAtatttaagtaa